The window ATAAAAGCCTACGCCAACGAACATTTCCTCTGGATAACTGTCGTGCCTGTATAAGCACGATGCCTGCTGTGCGGAAATGCCCCTGGCTTCTAATCTTCTCAGGGCCTCTTTTCGGTCCTGGACTGTTTCGCGTGGTATCAACGTGCCCTCGTGGAAAGGTATCCAGACGCCCTTCTTAATAACATCATCATCGGTGGGGACATACCATCCATTCTGCGGCGCCCATATCTCCCCCTTTCCCCCATGCGCCCGTTCCCATTCGGTGCCGACGTGTGAGATATAGACTAAATTCAGCCTTCCTTTGCGATCGACGCCCTTGCCACCCTCCCTGACTGTGTCCCGAACTATCTCGGCCCACCAGCCTCGACTTCGGAAGCGGTCTTCGTCCGCCTGCTGGAACGGGTTGCTGAAGTTGCCTGTGGAGTAAGCCAGCCATTTTTCGTAGCCGCTTACATCCGTTAGCGTTTGAAGTTCCCTGTAAGGCCTGCCCCAGCCGATGGGCTCAAGAGATATCAGGGCTTCTCTTACTGAAGTGATAACTTTGGCATATCGCATGGGGTATCACCGATAGGCTAGATGCCGCGGTTAGCCGCGGCTTGACGGAATTTGACCATGGCTATTCCCAAGTTAAGAGATGCGGCCATCTTATGAGCGGGTGTAGTGAGTGTCAAGCAATACTACTGAGTGTCAATTCGATCGCTGGACTATGACGACATCGCATACAAAAAATTTCCTCTCCCTTGATGGGAGAGGATTATTGAACACCTTGGAATATATAAATTTGAAATCCCGATGCTAATCTGGAAGGTGAGGGTGAAGCCCTAGCTCTACAATCCTATATCAGTGCTACCTGCCATTATTCCCTTTCTCCCATCTCCTATCTCCTCGTCCCCGCTTTCGCCCCCTCCAGCCCCCTAACCCACCCCACTACATTGTACGTCAGTTTATCCAGCATCCCTGTGTACCCGTGGTCCGCGCCCTCCTGGATAATCAGCCTCGCCCGGCCCGTCTCATTCACCAGCCCGTACATATCGCGAGCGCAGTCTCGCAGCCGAGGGTGGTCCTCCTTCGACCCCGCCATCATCAGCAGCGGGCACTTTATATCCCGCACGTGCCGCATCAGGTTGTACCGCTCCTCCGGCCCGTGCTTATCCAGGTACGCCTTCGCGCCGAACAGGTGCGGCATCGGAAAGTTCACCGCCCGCAGCGCCTCCGGCTGCCCCTTCTCCACCATCGACCGCGCCCACTCGACGTTCTCCTTGTGCTCCGACGCCGCCTCGCTCCCCATGAAGTACGAGTGCGACAGCCTCACCGGCGAACTGCTGACGACTGCCCCTACCCTCGAGTCCTTCTCGCGGGCCTGGTAGTAGGCCACCTTCACCGCCCCCATGCTGTGCCCGAACAACCCCACCCGCTTGTATCCCCTCGATGCCAGCCAGTCGATGCATGCTCTGATATCCAATCGACAAAAGTCCAGAATATCAAAGGAGTTCCCCATAAGATTCCCCGGCTGCCCCCATACTAAATCGTGCCCTCGGTTGTTGAACGACGCGCTGGGGTACCCCGCCTCCCTCAACCCCTCCCCCACCGACAGCAGCAGCTTGTTGTAATAGTTCCCACTGGACCCGTGCATCAGCAGGAAGGCGTCCACCGCCCGCTCTTTGGGCGCTGTCCCCGCCGCCTCGAAAAACGCCCCGTC is drawn from SAR202 cluster bacterium and contains these coding sequences:
- a CDS encoding alpha/beta fold hydrolase; this translates as MTSSITQWHWLVALLAPYHASPYNGGVSRGGQGGAAMKAELVQCKTSDGVALDGAFFEAAGTAPKERAVDAFLLMHGSSGNYYNKLLLSVGEGLREAGYPSASFNNRGHDLVWGQPGNLMGNSFDILDFCRLDIRACIDWLASRGYKRVGLFGHSMGAVKVAYYQAREKDSRVGAVVSSSPVRLSHSYFMGSEAASEHKENVEWARSMVEKGQPEALRAVNFPMPHLFGAKAYLDKHGPEERYNLMRHVRDIKCPLLMMAGSKEDHPRLRDCARDMYGLVNETGRARLIIQEGADHGYTGMLDKLTYNVVGWVRGLEGAKAGTRR